A genomic stretch from Mycobacterium malmoense includes:
- a CDS encoding cytidine deaminase, which translates to MPDIDWNVLRHKAIQAMAGAYAPYSRFPVGAAALVDDGRVVTGCNVENVSYGLGLCAECGVVSALHSTGGGRLIALACVDGQGSPLMPCGRCRQVLLEHGGPGLLVDHPAGPRRLGELLPDAFGADLPRERS; encoded by the coding sequence ATGCCTGATATCGATTGGAATGTGCTGCGGCACAAAGCGATTCAGGCGATGGCCGGAGCCTATGCGCCGTACTCGCGGTTCCCCGTGGGCGCGGCCGCGCTGGTCGACGACGGCCGTGTGGTCACCGGTTGCAATGTGGAAAATGTCTCATATGGCCTTGGTCTCTGTGCCGAATGCGGTGTGGTGAGCGCCCTGCATTCGACCGGTGGGGGCCGATTGATTGCGCTGGCGTGCGTGGACGGGCAAGGATCGCCGCTGATGCCGTGCGGACGATGCCGTCAGGTGCTCCTGGAGCACGGCGGCCCCGGGCTGTTGGTCGATCATCCGGCCGGGCCCCGCCGGCTCGGCGAGCTGTTGCCCGACGCCTTCGGTGCCGATCTTCCCCGGGAACGTTCTTGA
- a CDS encoding succinate dehydrogenase iron-sulfur subunit, producing the protein MASESPDPPLPPVPEGAVMVTVKIARFNPDEPDRFAKTGGWQSFRVPCLPSDRLLNLLIYIKSYLDGTLTFRRSCAHGVCGSDAMRINGVNRLACKVLMRDLLPAKRGKPLTVTVEPIRGLPVEKDLVVDMEPFFDAYRAVKPYLITSGNPPTRERIQSPTDRARYDDTTKCILCAACTTSCPVFWSEGSYYGPAAIVNAHRFIFDSRDEAAAERLDILNEVDGVWRCRTTFNCTESCPRGIEVTKAIQEVKRALMFSR; encoded by the coding sequence ATGGCCTCGGAGAGTCCCGACCCGCCCTTGCCGCCGGTCCCCGAGGGGGCGGTGATGGTGACCGTGAAGATCGCCCGGTTCAACCCCGACGAGCCCGACCGGTTCGCCAAAACCGGTGGCTGGCAAAGCTTTCGGGTGCCCTGCCTGCCCAGCGACCGGCTGCTCAACCTGCTCATCTACATCAAGAGCTACCTGGACGGGACGCTCACCTTCCGTCGCTCCTGCGCCCACGGGGTGTGCGGGTCGGACGCCATGCGCATCAACGGCGTCAACCGGCTGGCCTGCAAGGTGCTGATGCGCGACCTGCTGCCCGCCAAGCGAGGCAAGCCGCTCACCGTCACCGTCGAGCCGATCCGCGGGCTGCCCGTGGAGAAGGACCTCGTGGTCGACATGGAGCCCTTCTTCGACGCCTACCGGGCGGTGAAGCCCTACCTGATCACCAGCGGCAACCCCCCGACGCGGGAACGCATCCAGAGCCCGACCGACCGCGCCCGCTACGACGACACCACCAAGTGCATCCTGTGCGCGGCCTGCACCACCAGCTGCCCGGTGTTCTGGAGCGAGGGCAGCTACTACGGTCCCGCGGCGATCGTCAACGCGCACCGCTTCATCTTCGACAGCCGCGACGAGGCCGCCGCCGAGCGCCTCGACATCCTCAACGAGGTCGACGGCGTGTGGCGGTGCCGGACCACGTTCAACTGCACCGAATCCTGCCCGCGCGGCATCGAAGTCACCAAGGCGATCCAGGAGGTCAAGCGCGCGCTGATGTTCTCGCGCTGA
- the sdhC gene encoding succinate dehydrogenase, cytochrome b556 subunit: MWSWVLHRITGATIFFFLFVHVLDTALVRVSPQAYSEVISTYKTPIVGLMEFGLVAAVGFHALNGIRVILIDFWSQGPRYQRLMLWIIGVVYLLLMVPAAVVLGIHMWEHFR; the protein is encoded by the coding sequence ATGTGGTCGTGGGTGCTGCACCGCATCACCGGCGCGACGATCTTCTTCTTCCTGTTCGTGCACGTCTTGGACACCGCCCTGGTGAGGGTGAGCCCGCAGGCCTACAGCGAGGTGATCTCGACCTACAAGACCCCGATCGTGGGCCTGATGGAATTCGGTCTGGTCGCCGCGGTGGGATTCCACGCGCTGAACGGGATCCGGGTCATCCTGATCGACTTCTGGTCGCAGGGCCCCCGCTACCAACGGCTGATGTTGTGGATCATCGGCGTCGTCTACCTGCTGCTCATGGTGCCGGCGGCGGTGGTGCTGGGCATCCACATGTGGGAGCACTTCCGATGA
- the sdhA gene encoding succinate dehydrogenase flavoprotein subunit: protein MIQQHRYDVVIVGAGGAGMRAAVEAGPRVRTAVLTKLYPTRSHTGAAQGGMCAALANVEDDNWEWHTFDTVKGGDYLADQDAVEIMCREAIDAVLDLEKMGMPFNRTPEGRIDQRRFGGHTRDHGKAPVRRACYAADRTGHMILQTLYQNCVKHDVEFFNEFYALDLVLTQTPSGPVATGVIAYELATGEIHVFHAKAVVIATGGSGRMYKTTSNAHTLTGDGIGIVFRKGLPLEDMEFHQFHPTGLAGLGILISEAVRGEGGRLLNGEGERFMERYAPTIVDLAPRDIVARSMVLEVLEGRGAGPHKDYVYIDVRHLGEDVLEAKLPDITEFARTYLGVDPVHELVPVYPTCHYLMGGIPTTVTGQVLRDNTSVVPGLYAAGECACVSVHGANRLGTNSLLDINVFGRRAGIAAVHYARGHDFVDMPPEPAAMVIGWVGDILSEHGDERVADIRGALQQSMDNNAAVFRTEETLKQALTDIHALKERYSRITVHDKGKRFNSDLLEAIELGFLLELAEVTVVGALNRKESRGGHAREDYPNRDDVNYMRHTMAYKQGTDLLSDIALDFKPVVQTRYEPKERKY, encoded by the coding sequence GTGATCCAGCAACACCGATACGACGTGGTGATCGTGGGGGCGGGCGGCGCCGGGATGCGGGCGGCCGTCGAGGCCGGTCCGCGGGTGCGCACCGCGGTGCTGACCAAGCTCTACCCGACGCGTAGCCACACCGGCGCCGCGCAGGGCGGCATGTGCGCCGCTTTGGCCAACGTCGAGGACGACAACTGGGAATGGCACACGTTCGACACCGTCAAGGGCGGCGACTACCTCGCCGACCAGGACGCGGTGGAGATCATGTGCCGCGAGGCCATCGACGCGGTGCTGGACCTGGAGAAGATGGGGATGCCGTTCAACCGCACCCCCGAGGGCCGCATCGACCAGCGCCGCTTCGGCGGGCACACCCGCGACCACGGCAAGGCCCCGGTGCGCCGGGCCTGCTACGCCGCCGACCGCACCGGCCACATGATTTTGCAGACCCTGTATCAGAACTGCGTCAAGCACGACGTGGAGTTCTTCAACGAGTTCTACGCGCTGGACCTGGTTTTGACGCAGACGCCGAGCGGCCCGGTGGCCACCGGTGTGATCGCCTACGAGCTGGCGACGGGCGAGATCCACGTCTTCCACGCCAAGGCCGTCGTGATCGCGACCGGCGGTTCGGGCCGGATGTACAAGACCACCTCCAACGCGCACACGCTGACCGGCGACGGCATCGGGATCGTCTTTCGCAAGGGACTTCCCTTGGAGGACATGGAGTTTCACCAGTTCCATCCGACCGGCCTGGCCGGCCTGGGCATCCTGATCTCCGAGGCCGTGCGCGGCGAGGGCGGCCGGCTGCTCAACGGCGAGGGCGAGCGATTCATGGAGCGCTACGCCCCGACGATCGTCGACCTGGCGCCCCGGGACATCGTCGCGCGCTCAATGGTTTTGGAGGTCTTGGAGGGCCGCGGCGCCGGCCCGCACAAGGACTACGTCTACATCGACGTCCGCCACCTCGGCGAGGACGTGCTGGAGGCCAAGCTGCCCGACATCACCGAGTTCGCCCGCACCTACCTGGGCGTGGACCCGGTGCACGAGCTGGTTCCCGTCTACCCGACGTGCCATTACCTGATGGGCGGCATCCCGACCACCGTCACCGGACAAGTGTTGCGGGACAACACTTCCGTCGTTCCGGGGCTGTACGCGGCCGGTGAGTGCGCGTGCGTGTCGGTGCACGGCGCCAACCGGCTGGGCACCAACTCGCTGCTGGACATCAACGTCTTCGGCCGCCGGGCCGGCATCGCCGCCGTTCACTACGCGCGGGGCCACGACTTCGTCGACATGCCGCCGGAGCCGGCGGCGATGGTGATCGGCTGGGTGGGCGACATCCTCTCCGAGCATGGCGACGAACGCGTCGCCGACATCCGCGGCGCGCTGCAGCAGTCGATGGACAACAACGCCGCGGTGTTCCGCACCGAGGAGACGCTGAAGCAGGCTTTGACGGACATCCACGCGCTGAAGGAGCGCTATTCCCGAATCACCGTGCACGACAAGGGAAAGCGCTTCAACAGCGACCTGCTGGAGGCCATCGAGCTGGGCTTTCTGCTGGAGCTGGCCGAGGTCACCGTGGTGGGCGCGTTGAACCGCAAGGAATCCCGCGGCGGCCACGCCCGCGAGGACTATCCGAACCGCGACGACGTGAACTACATGCGCCACACGATGGCTTATAAGCAGGGCACCGACCTGCTCAGCGACATCGCGCTGGACTTCAAGCCCGTCGTGCAGACCCGCTACGAACCCAAGGAACGGAAGTACTGA
- a CDS encoding alpha/beta hydrolase gives MATPLGVRAKAAVVRGLFASPRPIRRWLAGAPLRIDGQELDLDAQLAIRLKNASGSDVFAGPIGKARARYDELPRLIGYEPPAPVAVREIIMPAEHGDIPATLYTPTDAPEPSGLLVYTHGGGFSVGSRRSHDPVARYLAHHAGVRVLSVDYRRAPEHPFPAAVDDALDAFDHAHRHATDLGVDPDRIAVGGDSAGGNLAAVTAQQAVRRGGPVPAFQLLMYPPTDLGTRRPSHDLFAEGSTFTDRDLQWAMANYIPPGIDLSDPRLSPLHGEVNGLPPAYIASAGFDPIRDDGVAYADKLRAAGVPVALSRQPDLPHGYLNFVGLGGRCVEAASEAAGALRLGLAVGSGSPAQGRAGELVGIGDIP, from the coding sequence ATGGCAACACCATTAGGCGTCCGCGCCAAAGCCGCGGTGGTCCGCGGCCTCTTCGCGTCACCCAGGCCGATCCGCCGGTGGTTGGCGGGCGCGCCGCTGCGGATCGACGGGCAGGAACTGGACCTCGACGCACAGCTCGCCATCCGTCTCAAAAACGCCTCGGGCTCCGACGTTTTCGCCGGGCCCATCGGCAAGGCCCGGGCGCGATATGACGAGCTTCCGCGTCTCATCGGCTACGAACCGCCGGCGCCCGTCGCGGTTCGGGAGATCATCATGCCCGCCGAGCACGGCGACATCCCGGCCACCCTGTACACCCCCACGGACGCGCCGGAGCCCTCCGGGCTGCTGGTATATACCCACGGCGGCGGGTTCTCGGTCGGCTCACGGCGGAGCCACGACCCCGTCGCCCGGTATTTGGCACACCACGCCGGCGTGCGGGTGCTGTCGGTCGACTACCGGCGCGCGCCCGAGCACCCGTTCCCCGCCGCCGTGGACGACGCGCTCGACGCGTTCGATCATGCGCACCGCCACGCCACCGACCTCGGTGTGGATCCCGACCGCATCGCGGTCGGGGGCGACAGCGCCGGCGGCAATCTCGCGGCCGTGACCGCGCAGCAGGCGGTGCGGCGCGGCGGTCCGGTCCCGGCGTTTCAGCTGCTGATGTATCCCCCGACAGACCTCGGCACGCGCCGGCCTTCGCACGACCTGTTCGCGGAAGGCTCGACATTCACGGACCGGGACCTCCAGTGGGCGATGGCTAACTACATACCGCCGGGAATCGATCTGAGCGATCCGCGGCTGTCGCCGCTGCACGGCGAGGTCAACGGCCTGCCGCCCGCCTACATCGCCAGCGCTGGTTTCGATCCCATCCGCGACGACGGTGTCGCGTACGCGGACAAGCTGCGGGCCGCTGGGGTGCCGGTGGCGCTGAGCCGCCAGCCCGACCTGCCGCACGGCTACCTCAACTTCGTCGGCCTCGGCGGCCGGTGCGTCGAAGCGGCGAGCGAAGCGGCCGGCGCCCTGCGACTCGGCCTCGCCGTGGGTTCAGGATCGCCGGCCCAAGGGAGAGCCGGTGAACTTGTCGGGATTGGCGATATCCCATAG
- a CDS encoding sigma-70 family RNA polymerase sigma factor: protein MSTAQRVDDFEALRPHLMAVAYRLTGTVADAEDIVQEAWLRWDGQDKAIADVRAWLTTVVSRLGLDKLRSAAHRRETYTGNWLPEPVVTGFDQADPLSAVVAREDARFAAMVVLERLSPDQRVAFVLHDGFAVPFAEVAGVLGTSETAARQLASRARKAVTAQPPPEPDPSHDEVVGRLMAAMAAGDLETVVTLLHPDVTFTGDSNGKAPTAVHVIHGADKVVRFMLGLAKRYGPAMFTTYQLGLVNGELGVYTAGFPGADGYREMRPRITAVTVRDGKVCALWDIANPDKFTGSPLGRRS, encoded by the coding sequence ATGTCCACCGCCCAGCGAGTCGACGACTTCGAGGCGTTGCGGCCGCATCTGATGGCGGTCGCCTACCGGCTGACCGGGACCGTGGCCGACGCCGAGGACATCGTCCAGGAAGCCTGGTTGCGTTGGGACGGGCAGGACAAAGCCATCGCCGACGTGCGGGCCTGGCTGACCACCGTGGTGAGCCGGCTCGGATTGGACAAGCTGCGCTCGGCCGCGCATCGCCGCGAGACGTATACCGGCAATTGGCTGCCCGAGCCGGTGGTCACCGGGTTCGACCAGGCGGATCCGCTGTCCGCCGTGGTGGCCCGTGAGGATGCGCGGTTCGCGGCGATGGTGGTGCTGGAGCGACTGTCCCCCGATCAGCGGGTCGCGTTCGTGCTGCACGACGGGTTCGCCGTGCCCTTCGCGGAGGTGGCCGGGGTGCTGGGAACCAGCGAGACCGCCGCCCGCCAGCTGGCGTCGCGGGCCCGCAAGGCCGTCACCGCGCAGCCGCCGCCCGAGCCCGATCCGTCGCACGACGAGGTGGTCGGCCGCTTGATGGCCGCCATGGCCGCCGGCGACCTGGAGACCGTGGTGACGCTGCTGCACCCCGACGTGACCTTCACCGGCGATTCGAATGGCAAGGCGCCCACGGCGGTTCACGTCATCCACGGGGCGGACAAGGTGGTCCGGTTCATGCTCGGCCTTGCGAAACGCTATGGCCCGGCGATGTTCACGACCTACCAGCTCGGCCTGGTCAACGGCGAACTGGGCGTCTACACGGCCGGCTTCCCCGGTGCAGATGGCTACCGCGAGATGCGCCCGCGGATCACGGCGGTGACGGTGCGCGACGGAAAGGTCTGCGCCCTATGGGATATCGCCAATCCCGACAAGTTCACCGGCTCTCCCTTGGGCCGGCGATCCTGA
- a CDS encoding aspartate aminotransferase family protein, with amino-acid sequence MTPCGPRTSRTVPEKRSGVTLANDMTDHLWLHFARHGPGIAPPIITRGEGVTIFDDRGKAYLDGLSGLFTVQVGHGRAELAEVAARQASTLAFFPLWGYATPTAIELAERLAHYAPGDLNRVFFTTGGTEAVETAWKVAKQYFKLVGKPGKHKVISRSIAYHGATQGALAITGLPRYKAPFEPVTPGGFRVPNTNFYRAPEPFATDAKAFGQWAADRIAEAIEFEGPETVAAVFLEPVQNAGGSIPPPPGYFERVRQICDSYDVLLVSDEVICAFGRIGSMFACDDVGYVPDMITCAKGMTSGYSPIGAMIASERLFEPFNDGETMFPHGYTFGGHPVSAAVALANLDIFEREGLNAHVKEHAPAFRATLEKLYDLPIVGDVRGEGYFYGVELVKDRATRQTFDDDERGALLPRVSSALFEAGLYCRTDDRGDSVIQLAPPLISGQAEFDTIEATVRGVLEQL; translated from the coding sequence ATCACCCCATGCGGCCCGCGTACGAGCCGAACGGTCCCCGAAAAGCGCAGTGGCGTTACGCTCGCAAACGATATGACCGACCACCTGTGGCTGCACTTCGCCCGGCACGGCCCGGGGATCGCGCCGCCGATCATCACCCGCGGCGAGGGCGTCACCATCTTCGACGACCGCGGCAAGGCCTACCTGGACGGGCTGTCCGGGCTGTTCACGGTGCAGGTCGGCCACGGCCGTGCTGAACTCGCCGAGGTCGCCGCCCGGCAGGCGAGCACGCTGGCGTTCTTCCCGCTGTGGGGATACGCCACCCCGACCGCGATCGAGCTCGCCGAGCGCCTCGCACACTACGCGCCGGGCGACCTGAACCGGGTGTTCTTCACCACCGGCGGCACCGAGGCCGTCGAGACCGCGTGGAAGGTGGCCAAGCAGTACTTCAAGCTCGTCGGCAAACCCGGTAAGCACAAGGTGATTTCGCGGTCGATCGCCTACCACGGCGCCACCCAGGGCGCGCTGGCGATCACCGGGCTGCCGCGCTACAAGGCGCCGTTCGAGCCGGTGACTCCGGGCGGCTTTCGGGTGCCCAACACCAACTTCTACCGCGCGCCCGAACCATTCGCCACCGACGCGAAAGCCTTCGGGCAGTGGGCCGCCGACCGGATCGCCGAGGCGATCGAGTTCGAAGGGCCCGAGACCGTCGCCGCGGTGTTCCTGGAGCCGGTGCAGAACGCGGGCGGCAGCATCCCGCCTCCCCCAGGCTATTTCGAGCGGGTACGCCAGATCTGCGACTCCTACGACGTGCTGCTGGTCTCCGACGAGGTGATCTGCGCGTTCGGCCGGATCGGGTCGATGTTCGCCTGTGACGACGTCGGCTACGTGCCGGACATGATCACCTGCGCCAAGGGCATGACGTCGGGCTACTCGCCGATCGGCGCCATGATCGCCAGCGAGCGGTTGTTCGAGCCGTTCAACGACGGCGAAACCATGTTCCCGCACGGCTATACGTTCGGCGGGCACCCGGTGTCGGCCGCCGTCGCGCTGGCCAATCTCGACATCTTCGAGCGCGAGGGCCTCAACGCTCACGTCAAGGAGCACGCGCCCGCATTCCGCGCCACCCTGGAGAAGCTGTACGACCTGCCCATCGTCGGCGACGTCCGCGGCGAGGGCTACTTCTACGGCGTCGAACTGGTCAAGGACCGGGCGACCAGGCAAACCTTCGACGACGACGAGCGCGGGGCGCTGCTGCCCCGGGTCTCGTCGGCGCTGTTCGAGGCCGGGCTCTATTGCCGCACCGACGACCGCGGCGATTCCGTCATCCAGCTGGCGCCGCCGCTGATCAGCGGGCAGGCGGAGTTCGACACCATCGAAGCCACCGTGCGCGGCGTGCTCGAACAACTCTGA
- a CDS encoding succinate dehydrogenase hydrophobic membrane anchor subunit → MSSPDLQLSRGQVAPVRQRSHDRPASLDNPRSPRRRAGIPNFEKFAWLFMRFSGIALVFLAIGHLFIMLMWDDGVYRIDFNYVAQRWASPFWQFWDLALLWLAELHGGNGLRTIIDDYSRKDSTRFWLNSLLLLSMGFTLVLGTYVLLTFDPNIGG, encoded by the coding sequence ATGAGCAGCCCCGACCTTCAGCTCAGCCGGGGGCAGGTCGCGCCGGTGCGGCAGCGCAGCCACGACCGCCCCGCCAGCCTGGACAATCCCCGCTCGCCGCGGCGGCGCGCCGGCATCCCCAACTTCGAGAAATTCGCGTGGCTGTTCATGCGGTTTTCCGGCATCGCGCTGGTGTTCCTGGCGATCGGGCACCTGTTCATCATGCTGATGTGGGATGACGGCGTCTACCGCATCGACTTCAACTACGTGGCGCAGCGCTGGGCGTCGCCGTTCTGGCAGTTCTGGGACCTGGCGCTGTTGTGGCTGGCGGAGCTGCACGGCGGCAACGGCCTGCGCACCATCATCGACGACTACAGCCGCAAGGACAGCACCCGGTTCTGGCTCAACAGCCTGCTGTTGCTCTCGATGGGGTTCACGCTGGTGCTGGGCACCTACGTGTTGCTGACCTTCGATCCGAATATCGGAGGCTGA
- a CDS encoding helix-turn-helix domain-containing protein → MRMWDLGPGRLMVAGAFADLALHHHPAVQVTLGGQGPLTITRDGKAHDVCRLVVVGSGARHAVRSDSGSGALTLYFGLQTPEGVALNALARHGVRIVDDGHGLAEATAASLDAHGPRAAAEFLVGELCGMEGQRSRPVHPQLRRAIEVVSSRVPDHVDVASVAGAVALSPDYLGRLCKQQAGVSFSATIRWERLVTAVGHLVDGRSVTDAAHLAGFADGSHANRVCWEMTGAAPRDFAQAVRESRI, encoded by the coding sequence ATGCGCATGTGGGACCTCGGGCCGGGTCGGCTCATGGTTGCCGGTGCGTTCGCCGACCTTGCCCTCCACCATCACCCCGCGGTCCAGGTCACACTCGGCGGACAGGGTCCGTTAACGATTACCCGCGACGGCAAGGCGCACGACGTGTGCCGGCTGGTCGTGGTCGGCAGCGGGGCGCGCCATGCGGTGCGGTCGGATTCGGGATCCGGGGCGTTGACGCTGTACTTCGGGCTGCAGACGCCGGAGGGCGTCGCGCTGAATGCGTTGGCGCGTCACGGTGTCCGGATCGTCGACGACGGACACGGCCTGGCCGAGGCGACGGCCGCGTCGCTGGACGCGCATGGCCCGCGCGCCGCGGCCGAATTCCTCGTCGGCGAGCTGTGCGGCATGGAAGGCCAACGCTCGCGGCCCGTTCACCCGCAGCTGCGGCGGGCGATCGAAGTCGTGTCGAGCCGGGTGCCGGACCACGTCGACGTGGCATCGGTCGCGGGCGCCGTGGCGCTGTCACCCGATTACCTCGGGCGGCTGTGCAAGCAGCAGGCCGGCGTGTCGTTCTCGGCCACGATCCGCTGGGAGCGGCTGGTGACCGCCGTCGGCCACCTCGTCGACGGTCGCTCCGTCACCGACGCCGCGCACCTGGCCGGGTTCGCCGACGGGTCGCACGCCAACAGGGTGTGCTGGGAGATGACCGGGGCAGCGCCGCGCGACTTCGCGCAAGCGGTTCGCGAATCCCGGATCTGA
- a CDS encoding thymidine phosphorylase — protein MTDFAFDAPTVIRTKRAGGRLSDAAIDWVIGAYTDGRVAEEQMSALLMAILLRGMDRGEIARWTTAMLASGKRLDFSDLRLATVDKHSTGGVGDKITLPLVPVVVACGAAVPQASGRGLGHTGGTLDKLDSIAGFTAELSNRRVRDQLRDVGAAIFAAGELAPADAKLYALRDVTATVESLPLIASSVMSKKLAEGAGALVLDVKVGSGALMASEAQSRELARTMIELGAAHGVPTRALLTDMNRPLGATVGNALEVAESLEVLAGGGPPDVVELTLRLASEMLELAGIDDRDPAQTLRDGTAMDRFRRLVAAQGGDLSVPLPIGSCSETVTAGRGGTMGDIDAMAVGLAAWRLGAGRSRPGEPVQPGAGIRIHRRPGEPVAAGEPLFTLYTDTPERFGAAMAELHGGYSVGDAQPVSRPLIIDRITR, from the coding sequence TTGACGGACTTCGCATTCGACGCACCGACGGTGATCAGGACCAAGCGCGCCGGCGGCCGGTTGTCCGATGCCGCGATCGACTGGGTCATCGGCGCGTATACCGACGGCCGGGTCGCCGAGGAACAGATGTCGGCACTGTTGATGGCGATCCTGTTGCGCGGCATGGACCGCGGCGAGATCGCCCGGTGGACGACGGCGATGCTGGCGTCCGGAAAGCGTTTGGATTTCAGCGATCTGCGCTTGGCGACCGTCGACAAGCACTCGACCGGAGGGGTCGGGGACAAGATCACGCTGCCGTTGGTGCCCGTCGTCGTCGCCTGCGGCGCGGCGGTGCCCCAGGCGTCGGGCCGTGGGCTCGGGCACACCGGCGGCACCCTGGACAAGCTGGACTCCATTGCCGGGTTCACCGCCGAGCTGTCCAACCGGCGCGTGCGCGACCAACTTCGCGACGTCGGCGCGGCCATCTTCGCCGCCGGCGAGCTGGCGCCGGCCGACGCCAAGCTGTACGCGCTGCGCGACGTCACCGCCACCGTCGAGTCGCTGCCGCTGATCGCCAGCTCGGTGATGAGCAAGAAGCTGGCCGAGGGGGCGGGCGCGCTGGTGCTCGACGTGAAGGTCGGGTCCGGGGCGCTGATGGCCTCGGAGGCCCAGAGCCGGGAGCTGGCGCGCACGATGATCGAGCTGGGCGCCGCGCACGGGGTGCCCACCCGCGCGCTCCTGACGGACATGAACCGCCCGCTGGGCGCGACCGTCGGCAACGCCCTCGAGGTCGCCGAGTCGCTGGAGGTGCTGGCCGGCGGCGGGCCGCCCGACGTGGTGGAGCTGACGTTGCGGCTGGCCTCCGAGATGCTCGAGCTGGCCGGCATCGACGACCGCGATCCGGCCCAGACGCTGCGCGACGGCACGGCGATGGACCGATTCCGCCGGCTCGTCGCGGCCCAGGGCGGTGATTTGTCGGTACCGTTGCCAATCGGTTCGTGTTCCGAGACCGTGACCGCCGGTCGGGGCGGCACAATGGGCGATATCGACGCGATGGCAGTGGGGCTGGCGGCATGGCGGCTCGGCGCGGGTAGGTCCCGTCCGGGCGAACCGGTGCAGCCGGGCGCCGGGATCCGGATTCACCGCCGACCCGGGGAGCCGGTCGCGGCGGGTGAGCCGCTGTTCACCCTCTACACCGATACCCCCGAACGCTTCGGCGCCGCGATGGCCGAGCTTCATGGCGGCTACAGCGTGGGCGACGCACAGCCGGTTTCGCGGCCGCTGATTATCGATCGGATCACCCGATGA